One genomic region from Nymphaea colorata isolate Beijing-Zhang1983 chromosome 10, ASM883128v2, whole genome shotgun sequence encodes:
- the LOC116263370 gene encoding LOW QUALITY PROTEIN: geraniol 8-hydroxylase-like (The sequence of the model RefSeq protein was modified relative to this genomic sequence to represent the inferred CDS: substituted 1 base at 1 genomic stop codon), translating to MAALCDLVPCVCILLSFVIFYHLISWKTSKLPPGPVGLPVVGSLFQLGNMPNESLAKLSKRYGSLMSLRLGLTTTVVVSSAEMAEEVLLKHDQDFAGRTIMDAVNVCDYPDSSIIMNQNCPRWREIRRVCNNXLFAPKKLEAMRGLREEKVRVLLKHIHMASLAGRPVNISQCVFKMALNLLSSTVFSEDVVDLESESTGEFQGVLWGLIEAGRKPNVADYFPMLRLVDPQGLRRRVQTLLKQTDAILDELMEKRSQSHGAATEGWKKEREDFLDVLLRLVETPNSGFTRQNIKPIITDLFVAGTDTSSITVEWAMTELLRHPNKMAAAQSEIKQTVGIDCVVQESDIPRLPYLQAVVKETLRLHPPAPLLIPHRADVTKRVGGFIIPKHTQVVVNAWAIGRDASYWENPTSFTPERFISSNIDFKGKNFQFIPFGFIPFGAGRRMCVGMALGHRMVHLVLASLLQAFSWELPQGIEPERVNVDAKFGITLHKAVPLIVFPSPLMDM from the exons ATGGCTGCCCTTTGTGATTTGGTACCTTGTGTCTGCATCTTGCTATCCTTTGTCATCTTCTACCATCTCATTTCTTGGAAAACCAGCAAGCTACCACCAGGCCCCGTGGGTTTGCCGGTGGTCGGTTCTCTGTTCCAGCTTGGCAATATGCCCAATGAGTCTTTGGCTAAGCTCTCCAAGCGGTATGGATCCCTAATGAGCCTTCGCCTTGGGCTGACGACCACTGTGGTGGTGTCCTCGGCGGAGATGGCGGAGGAGGTTCTGCTGAAGCACGACCAGGACTTTGCCGGCCGGACCATCATGGATGCAGTCAACGTGTGCGACTACCCCGATTCGTCCATCATAATGAACCAGAATTGCCCGAGATGGCGGGAAATAAGACGCGTCTGCAATAACTAGTTGTTCGCGCCTAAGAAGCTGGAGGCCATGAGGGGGCTCCGGGAGGAGAAGGTGCGAGTGCTCCTCAAACACATCCACATGGCTTCGTTGGCCGGACGTCCGGTCAACATCAGTCAGTGCGTCTTCAAAATGGCTCTCAATTTGTTGTCCAGTACAGTGTTCTCAGAGGACGTGGTGGACTTGGAATCGGAGTCGACGGGAGAGTTCCAGGGCGTGTTGTGGGGGTTGATAGAGGCAGGCAGGAAGCCGAACGTTGCTGACTACTTTCCGATGCTAAGATTGGTGGATCCTCAGGGCCTTAGAAGGCGAGTTCAGACTCTATTAAAGCAAACGGATGCTATCCTTGACGAATTGATGGAGAAGCGATCCCAGTCGCATGGCGCTGCAACAGAAGGgtggaagaaagagagggaggattTCTTGGACGTGCTGCTCCGACTTGTGGAGACCCCAAACTCCGGCTTCACTAGACAGAACATCAAGCCCATCATCACG GACCTCTTTGTCGCTGGAACCGACACAAGCAGCATCACAGTGGAATGGGCCATGACAGAACTTCTTCGCCACCCGAACAAGATGGCTGCAGCTCAGTCCGAGATAAAACAGACCGTCGGCATAGATTGTGTCGTCCAAGAGTCGGACATCCCACGGCTCCCATACTTGCAGGCGGTCGTGAAAGAGACCTTAAGGCTACACCCGCCTGCTCCCTTGCTCATACCACACCGAGCAGATGTCACTAAACGAGTTGGTGGGTTCATCATCCCCAAACACACCCAGGTGGTTGTCAATGCTTGGGCTATCGGCCGTGATGCTTCGTACTGGGAAAACCCGACGTCTTTTACTCCCGAGAGATTTATCAGTTCAAACATTGATTTTAAAGGAAAGAACTTCCAATTCATCCCCTTTGGATTCATCCCCTTTGGAGCAGGAAGGAGAATGTGCGTCGGCATGGCGTTGGGGCACCGAATGGTTCACTTGGTACTCGCTTCTTTGCTGCAAGCCTTTTCATGGGAGCTTCCGCAGGGGATCGAACCAGAGCGAGTTAACGTAGACGCCAAGTTCGGGATAACACTACATAAAGCTGTACCTCTTATAGTGTTCCCATCCCCTTTAATGGATATGTAG